The following proteins come from a genomic window of Chryseobacterium glaciei:
- a CDS encoding mannose-1-phosphate guanylyltransferase, which yields MSNSDKYCVIMAGGIGSRFWPLSTQKFPKQFQDILGTGRTMIQQTYDRIKKIIPNENIFVITNKEYITLSHQQLPEVPEENIVGEPLIKNTAACNLYMANKIAELNPNATMIVLPADHLILREDIFLEKVEVAFDLASKNDYLVTLGITPTRPDTGYGYIQFVDKKGSEHFKVKTFTEKPILELAKSFMESGDFLWNAGIFIWNVKTIHHAFEMYLPEMTQHFMACEYNADSEKSCIEIIYPKVQKISIDNGILEKAKNVYVIPSDLGWSDLGTWTSVYENAEKDENENAVKQKHILTYNTEGNIIHVKNSNKAIVIDGLKDFIVVDTEKVLLICPRDHDQLIKDYVLDLKNLKKGEKFI from the coding sequence ATGTCAAATTCAGATAAATACTGTGTGATAATGGCAGGAGGAATCGGTAGTAGATTCTGGCCACTGAGCACTCAGAAATTTCCAAAACAATTTCAGGATATTTTAGGAACTGGGCGTACGATGATTCAACAGACGTATGACAGGATCAAAAAAATTATCCCTAATGAGAATATATTTGTAATTACGAATAAGGAGTATATCACTCTTTCTCATCAGCAATTACCTGAAGTTCCGGAAGAAAATATCGTAGGTGAACCATTAATAAAAAATACAGCAGCATGTAATCTTTACATGGCTAATAAAATTGCTGAGCTCAATCCTAATGCAACAATGATCGTCTTACCGGCAGATCATTTGATTTTGAGAGAAGATATTTTCTTGGAAAAAGTAGAGGTGGCTTTTGATCTGGCTTCTAAGAATGATTATCTTGTAACGTTGGGGATTACACCAACAAGACCAGATACAGGTTACGGTTATATACAATTTGTAGATAAAAAAGGATCAGAACATTTTAAGGTTAAGACTTTTACGGAAAAACCGATTCTGGAACTTGCAAAAAGCTTTATGGAAAGTGGAGATTTCCTTTGGAATGCTGGGATTTTTATCTGGAATGTAAAAACGATTCATCATGCTTTTGAAATGTATCTTCCCGAGATGACACAGCATTTTATGGCTTGTGAATACAATGCAGACAGTGAAAAAAGCTGTATTGAAATTATTTATCCGAAAGTTCAGAAAATTTCTATTGATAACGGAATTTTGGAAAAAGCTAAAAACGTTTACGTAATTCCTTCTGATCTGGGATGGAGCGACTTAGGAACTTGGACATCTGTTTATGAAAACGCTGAAAAAGACGAAAACGAGAACGCAGTAAAGCAAAAACATATTCTAACCTACAACACAGAAGGAAACATCATTCATGTAAAAAACAGTAATAAAGCAATTGTTATTGATGGATTGAAAGATTTCATCGTTGTAGATACAGAGAAAGTCTTACTGATTTGCCCAAGAGATCACGACCAGTTAATAAAAGATTACGTTCTTGATCTTAAAAATTTAAAAAAAGGA
- a CDS encoding SprT-like domain-containing protein, translating to MSIQSLEKYLPPNTLQYLKHWFLDYYIHIKITRNRNSKLGDYRKLLDNSHEITINSTLPPQLFFFVLTHELAHLIAFEKYGRRISPHGNEWKETFRLMLLESIEVYEEELRPIITKFSKSPKANFMASPDLVKYFHIEKQDDTLQFIEELQKGDYFIYRNEKYFLEGLIKKNYLCKNLATGRKYSFKPLARVEKCS from the coding sequence ATGTCTATTCAATCATTAGAAAAATATTTACCACCAAATACGCTTCAATATTTAAAACATTGGTTTTTAGATTATTACATTCATATTAAAATTACACGAAACAGGAATTCTAAACTGGGAGATTACAGAAAACTCCTGGACAATTCCCATGAAATTACGATAAATTCTACACTTCCTCCACAACTTTTTTTCTTTGTTTTAACTCACGAGTTGGCTCATTTAATAGCGTTTGAAAAGTATGGAAGAAGAATTTCACCACACGGAAATGAGTGGAAAGAGACCTTTCGATTAATGCTTCTTGAAAGTATTGAGGTGTATGAGGAAGAATTAAGACCAATTATTACCAAATTTTCTAAGTCTCCAAAGGCAAATTTCATGGCCAGCCCCGATTTGGTTAAATATTTTCACATTGAAAAACAAGATGATACCCTACAATTTATTGAAGAACTTCAAAAAGGAGACTATTTCATCTATCGAAATGAAAAGTATTTTTTAGAAGGTCTGATAAAAAAAAACTATCTTTGTAAGAATCTGGCTACTGGCAGAAAGTATTCTTTCAAGCCTTTGGCTAGGGTAGAAAAATGTAGTTAA
- a CDS encoding TolC family protein, whose product MKKVWIIVLGLTSMGLSAQKRWSLRECVDYAVEHNLQVIQNEYSKQIQDSNLKIAKKNYLPSVSASVGNTVSFGQASLGTGSIRNDRFSNNANLGADILVYNNGRLEKTIRKTEFDVEASQYDIETIKNDISLQIAQQYLTTLLNKEIVKISQAAVENAQKQADRAKITTQVGTTAQTILAEADAGLAREKQNLKTAEINVGRSLFALAQLLQLNEYKDFDVEDVSVSDQLSPQLKSVDEVLTTAYENQPQVKAAESRIKSAEAQTEVSKTAFWPTITASAGIGSFYNNLLNAQDERVFFPQYKDNFGQNAGVSINIPIFNKGITKLQVEQSKINENIAKATLEQQKQTVRQNVQKAQFDVDANYEIFLSAVEAEKSTKLALDFADKSYVAGRTTIYDVNVARNNYANAQGSVAQAKFNYLFSLKLLNFYAGIPLSL is encoded by the coding sequence ATGAAAAAAGTTTGGATTATTGTTTTGGGATTAACAAGCATGGGCTTAAGCGCTCAGAAAAGATGGTCCTTAAGAGAATGCGTAGACTATGCCGTAGAGCATAATCTTCAGGTGATCCAAAATGAATATTCAAAACAAATTCAGGATTCTAATTTAAAAATAGCTAAAAAGAACTATTTACCGTCTGTTTCTGCAAGTGTGGGAAATACGGTGAGTTTTGGTCAGGCTTCGTTAGGAACGGGAAGTATCAGGAATGACAGATTTAGTAATAATGCTAATCTTGGCGCTGATATCTTGGTTTATAACAACGGAAGATTAGAAAAAACTATACGTAAGACGGAATTTGATGTTGAAGCAAGTCAATACGACATCGAAACCATTAAAAATGATATTTCTCTGCAAATAGCTCAACAATATTTAACGACTTTGTTGAATAAAGAAATTGTAAAAATTTCTCAGGCAGCGGTAGAAAACGCTCAAAAACAAGCCGACAGAGCAAAAATAACCACTCAGGTTGGAACTACAGCTCAAACGATTTTGGCGGAAGCTGATGCAGGTTTGGCAAGAGAAAAACAAAACCTTAAAACGGCTGAAATTAATGTTGGAAGAAGCTTATTTGCATTAGCTCAGCTTTTACAATTAAATGAATATAAGGATTTTGATGTTGAAGATGTAAGCGTTTCAGATCAACTGTCTCCACAATTAAAATCTGTAGATGAGGTTTTGACAACAGCTTATGAAAATCAGCCTCAGGTGAAAGCTGCCGAAAGTAGAATTAAATCTGCCGAAGCTCAGACAGAGGTAAGTAAAACCGCATTTTGGCCAACAATAACAGCAAGTGCAGGAATAGGAAGTTTTTATAATAACTTGTTGAATGCTCAGGATGAAAGGGTTTTCTTTCCTCAGTATAAAGATAATTTTGGGCAAAATGCAGGAGTTTCTATCAATATTCCGATTTTTAATAAAGGAATTACTAAACTTCAGGTTGAGCAGTCCAAGATTAATGAAAATATTGCCAAAGCAACTTTAGAACAACAAAAACAAACCGTAAGACAGAATGTTCAGAAGGCGCAATTTGACGTTGATGCTAATTATGAAATATTTTTATCTGCTGTAGAAGCCGAGAAGAGTACAAAATTGGCTTTAGATTTCGCAGATAAAAGTTATGTTGCAGGTAGAACAACGATTTACGATGTGAATGTTGCCAGAAATAATTATGCAAACGCACAAGGTTCTGTGGCTCAGGCTAAATTTAACTATCTTTTCAGTCTTAAATTATTGAATTTCTATGCGGGAATTCCACTAAGTTTGTAA
- a CDS encoding bifunctional folylpolyglutamate synthase/dihydrofolate synthase: MTTEQYQEAVDWLFVQAPNYQSDGEKAYKPGLDNITKLCDFFDNPQEKIKCIHIGGTNGKGSSSNMLASVLQDSGYKVGLYNSPHLIDFTERIKVNGRNCDKEFVFNFIQKLKGLPEDILPSFFEFTTIIAFEYFYQQQVDFAIIEVGLGGRLDSTNIIKPLVSAITNVQLDHQNILGDTIEQIAFEKAGIIKNNTPIIFGDENEVVKNIIIEKSIQENALFIDATLLKTDLKSDLKGNYQAKNIKVVLALIDELRKLNVNVSNQNIENGLLNVHKNTGFIGRWFEFSQNPLTICDTGHNQAGLEQVFAQLNSIDKHKHVILGFVVDKKIDEVMSLLPENSEFYFAKPSIHRGRHPKDYEDMLINAKIFYKIFDSVQEAYLSAKQQSTNEEMIFIGGSNFVVGEFLEKNLEFSE, encoded by the coding sequence ATGACAACTGAACAATATCAAGAAGCTGTTGACTGGCTTTTCGTACAAGCACCTAACTATCAGTCCGATGGAGAAAAAGCTTATAAACCAGGTTTAGATAATATCACTAAACTTTGTGATTTTTTTGACAACCCTCAGGAAAAAATAAAATGCATCCACATCGGTGGAACTAATGGAAAAGGTTCTTCCAGTAATATGTTGGCATCTGTTCTTCAAGATTCAGGTTATAAAGTTGGCTTATACAACTCACCTCATCTTATTGATTTTACGGAGCGTATAAAAGTGAATGGAAGAAACTGTGACAAAGAGTTTGTCTTTAATTTCATCCAAAAGCTGAAAGGTCTTCCTGAAGATATTCTTCCTTCATTTTTTGAGTTCACGACCATTATAGCTTTTGAATATTTTTATCAGCAACAGGTGGATTTTGCCATTATTGAAGTTGGTTTGGGTGGAAGATTAGATTCTACCAATATTATTAAGCCTTTAGTTTCTGCGATCACAAATGTTCAGTTAGATCATCAAAATATTTTAGGAGATACGATTGAACAAATTGCATTTGAAAAGGCCGGAATCATTAAAAATAATACTCCAATAATCTTTGGTGACGAAAATGAAGTCGTAAAAAACATTATTATAGAAAAATCTATCCAAGAAAACGCTCTTTTTATTGATGCTACCCTACTAAAAACGGATTTAAAATCTGATTTAAAGGGAAATTATCAGGCAAAAAATATAAAGGTTGTTTTAGCCTTAATTGATGAATTAAGAAAACTCAATGTAAATGTTTCAAATCAAAATATTGAAAATGGACTATTAAACGTTCATAAAAACACAGGATTCATCGGCCGTTGGTTTGAATTTTCACAAAATCCACTGACAATTTGCGATACAGGACATAATCAGGCCGGATTGGAACAGGTTTTTGCTCAATTAAATTCAATTGACAAGCATAAACACGTTATTTTAGGTTTTGTAGTTGATAAAAAGATCGATGAAGTGATGAGTTTATTACCTGAAAATTCTGAGTTTTATTTTGCAAAACCGTCTATCCACAGGGGCAGACATCCGAAAGATTATGAAGATATGCTCATAAATGCAAAAATTTTTTATAAAATTTTCGATTCTGTGCAAGAAGCGTATTTATCTGCAAAACAACAATCTACAAATGAAGAAATGATTTTTATTGGCGGAAGTAACTTTGTTGTTGGAGAATTTTTAGAAAAAAATTTGGAGTTTTCCGAATAA
- a CDS encoding glycosyltransferase family 9 protein, with protein MTRILAYRFSAFGDVAMTAPVFREFLEQNPDVEIIMVSRKNFESLFSDIPNVIFKGINLDDYKGIFGLQRLANELIKEFHPDMIANLHDVIRTKILDKIYRRKGLKVFKINKGKEEKEHLTDIWNLNKVQLRKTVERYADVFREMSFKVELSHQLRPTSTNKSGIGFAPFAQHKGKMLPLEKSYELVKILAQKHKIYFFGGGKEETETLEKWESQIPNTKSLSGKLSLTEELNKISELELMISMDSANMHLASLMGTRCVSIWGSTHPYAGFLGFGQSEDDVVQVSDLTCRPCSVFGDKECYRGDWACLEELNIQKIVDKIC; from the coding sequence GTGACCAGAATTTTAGCATATCGTTTTTCCGCTTTTGGTGATGTCGCTATGACAGCGCCGGTTTTTCGAGAGTTTTTGGAACAGAATCCTGACGTTGAAATCATCATGGTTTCGAGAAAGAATTTTGAGAGCTTATTCTCTGATATTCCGAATGTTATATTCAAAGGAATCAACTTAGATGATTATAAGGGTATTTTCGGGTTGCAAAGATTAGCGAATGAATTAATTAAAGAATTTCATCCCGATATGATCGCTAATCTGCATGATGTGATCAGAACGAAAATCTTAGATAAAATTTATCGAAGAAAAGGACTTAAAGTATTCAAAATCAATAAAGGAAAAGAGGAAAAAGAGCATCTAACCGATATTTGGAATTTAAATAAAGTTCAGTTAAGAAAAACGGTTGAACGTTACGCTGATGTTTTTCGTGAAATGAGTTTTAAGGTGGAACTTTCTCATCAGTTAAGACCAACTTCAACTAATAAATCCGGAATTGGTTTTGCGCCTTTTGCTCAGCATAAAGGAAAAATGCTTCCTTTGGAGAAATCTTACGAATTGGTGAAAATTTTAGCCCAAAAACATAAAATCTATTTCTTCGGAGGCGGTAAAGAAGAGACTGAAACATTAGAAAAATGGGAAAGTCAGATTCCGAATACAAAAAGTTTATCAGGCAAATTAAGTCTTACGGAAGAGCTTAATAAAATTTCAGAATTAGAACTAATGATCTCCATGGATTCTGCCAATATGCATTTGGCGAGTTTAATGGGAACGAGATGTGTTTCTATTTGGGGGTCTACGCATCCATATGCCGGCTTTTTAGGCTTCGGGCAGAGTGAAGATGATGTTGTACAGGTGAGTGATCTTACGTGCAGGCCTTGCTCTGTTTTTGGGGATAAGGAATGTTATCGAGGAGATTGGGCTTGTCTGGAAGAACTAAATATCCAGAAAATAGTTGATAAAATTTGTTAA
- a CDS encoding SufE family protein translates to MTIKEKQKELIDEFAFLEDWEQKYEYIIDLGKELKGLPDDKKGDENLIKGCQSKVWIDAEFRDGKLFFDADSDGILPKGIVSLLVSIYSGHSTQEILDSDFEFISEIGLQEFLSPSRANGLMAMTKQIKFYAVAYQLKS, encoded by the coding sequence ATGACCATTAAAGAAAAACAGAAGGAACTTATCGACGAATTTGCGTTTCTTGAGGACTGGGAGCAAAAATATGAGTACATCATTGATCTTGGGAAAGAATTAAAAGGTCTTCCGGATGACAAAAAAGGTGATGAAAATCTTATTAAAGGCTGTCAGAGTAAAGTTTGGATTGATGCAGAGTTCAGAGATGGAAAACTGTTTTTTGATGCAGATTCTGATGGTATTTTACCAAAAGGAATCGTTTCTTTATTAGTGAGCATTTACAGTGGCCATTCTACACAGGAAATTTTAGATTCTGATTTCGAATTTATCTCAGAGATCGGATTACAGGAGTTTCTTTCTCCTTCCAGAGCCAACGGACTCATGGCGATGACAAAACAAATTAAATTTTATGCAGTTGCCTATCAACTAAAGTCGTAG